One Priestia aryabhattai genomic window, AATTTTAAAATAGTGTTAAAACTAGTCTATTGCATTCTCAACAGTATCTATTTGATGATTCATATCTGTTTTCTTATCTTTTCGATGATCAATACGTATGTTTGTGATAATTCGATTAGGACCACTTGAAATTGCTTCTTGATGTATGTCTTTTGCTACTTGCCATAATTGTTCAAGATCTCCTTCTATTATGGTAGAAGTGGGTGTTATATCATAATGTAATTCCTTCCCCTTAAGCTTACGTACAGCATTAATCACTTCTGAACTAAAACTTGTTGAGTCTGTTCCAACAGGTATAATACTTATTTCTAATAAAGGCATCCTATTTACTCCTTCTTCGTTTTTTAATACTGACAAGAAACTATTTATAGATAGAATCTCTGGTTTTTATTTATTAGGTTCAGCAGGAACTGAAATGTCCTCAAGAGCTTTACCTGCTTCTTTATTTGAAGTATTACTTACTGCTAAATCTCCCAAAGAAACCATTCCGATCAGTTTTCCATCCTCTACAATAGGAAGTCTGCGTATTTGATGATGAGACATGATTTCTGCAGCCTGTTCTACAGACATGTGTTTTGTTCCGGTGATCACGTCAGTGGTTATCATTTCAGATATCTGTGTATTCGCATTGAAATTGTTAGCTAAGCCGTTGACCACTAAATCACGATCCGTTATTAATCCTATTAGCTTATCATCTTCACAAATTGGAATAACTCCTACATCTACATTCTTCATCATGTTAGCTACCTCACCACAAGAACTTTTAAGGTTACACGTCTCAATATTTGAGGTCATTACTTCTGTTATGTTCATAATAATTCCTCCTTTATTGAATAATCGTCTTATTTCACTCTATTCCCGTACATCATCTTCTAAAACGTAAGCTTGAGTTTTAGTAAACAGCTTTAGATTTTAATGGGAAGAAAATGAATTGTGGATTGGGAAAATTCATGGCATTTTATCAGTTAGTAAAAAAATGATTTTCATTTCTTGAAAATGGGTATATATCATTTAACTACAAAGGAGGTTTTTTTATGAAAAATGTAAGAGTAGTAGAAAACGGAGTTCAAGCAAAAGAGGTAATTGAACAATTTTTAAATCGAGGATATACGAAAGATGAATTATATTTATTAGCTCACGATAAAAATCGTTCTGAAGATTTAACAGAAGCATTAGATACGAACAACATTGGGGTCTCAGAACAAGGAGCATTTGATTTAGTAGCCAATGTATTCCGGTCCCGTGGAGATGAATTACGTTCTAAAATTCAATCTTTAGGATTATCGGATGCTGAAGCTCAACAATATGAAAGAGAATTAGATAAAGGACGTGTAATAGTAGTTGCAACAAAAGCAGGTTAATCCAAAAAGGAGGATTTTTGCAACATTAGTTGCAGGATGTATTTAAAAATATAAAAGAGGACCCTCATTAACGGGTCCTCTTTTATTAACTATTAATTACATTCCCTTCAGTAGGAATCGGATGATTTTTT contains:
- a CDS encoding MTH1187 family thiamine-binding protein — protein: MPLLEISIIPVGTDSTSFSSEVINAVRKLKGKELHYDITPTSTIIEGDLEQLWQVAKDIHQEAISSGPNRIITNIRIDHRKDKKTDMNHQIDTVENAID
- a CDS encoding CBS domain-containing protein is translated as MNITEVMTSNIETCNLKSSCGEVANMMKNVDVGVIPICEDDKLIGLITDRDLVVNGLANNFNANTQISEMITTDVITGTKHMSVEQAAEIMSHHQIRRLPIVEDGKLIGMVSLGDLAVSNTSNKEAGKALEDISVPAEPNK
- a CDS encoding general stress protein; this translates as MKNVRVVENGVQAKEVIEQFLNRGYTKDELYLLAHDKNRSEDLTEALDTNNIGVSEQGAFDLVANVFRSRGDELRSKIQSLGLSDAEAQQYERELDKGRVIVVATKAG